From a single Lolium rigidum isolate FL_2022 chromosome 7, APGP_CSIRO_Lrig_0.1, whole genome shotgun sequence genomic region:
- the LOC124672157 gene encoding zinc finger MYM-type protein 1-like yields the protein MSDDDAGRPAAQLHRMSDDDGGNPGRKKDMKRKRDGIRKFFRPVGSSSQSQPHEQVDDLQAGEENDPNSTEPEQATIITTKYERDPDGEIKERFIDLIHVSDICALTLKNSIIAVLVGNGLSVKDIRGQGYDGASNMRGEWNGLKALILQECPYAYYIHCLAHQLQLALVAASREVPKVNNFFQNANFIVNTVSASPKRNDELLDNQAIEIPKEIELGELDTGRGLNQIGSLQRAGDTRWSSHYKSVKSFLRLFGPSVLVLRGVANDRSVPWGPRGDAEGALNFLVTFDFVFILHLMEKIMKITDVLCVKLQSKTLDIANALDIVSNTKLLLAELREGGWDSLIEEVGAFCLKHEINIPDMNQKYVDVKKSRNKHDNTTVFHHYKVDVFNAAIDQQLTELNHRFSSQVTELLDLCTSLDPRYDNFDKFKICRLVEKFYPADFSSQERDRLECELPHFQLDTCNHPEIKNCKSLAELTKGIIKTGKSSDYPMVKRLLRLVITLPVSTATAERAFSAMKLVKTPSH from the exons atgagcgacgacgacgccggccggccggccgcacaGCTTCATAGGATGAGCGACGACGACGGTGGGAATCCTGGAAGGAAGAAAG ACATGAAGAGGAAAAGAGATGGAATTCGGAAATTTTTCAGACCAGTTGGTTCAAGCTCACAGTCACAGCCACATGAACAAGTAGACGACCTGCAAGCAGGCGAAGAAAATGATCCTAATTCCACTGAGCCAGAACAAGCGACAATTATAACCACAAAATATGAACGAGACCCAG ATGGGGAGATAAAGGAGCGTTTCATTGATCTTATTCATGTTAGTGACATTTGTGCTTTGACTCTCAAGAACTCAATTATTGCTGTGTTAGTTGGTAATGGGCTGAGTGTGAAAGATATCAGAGGGCAAGGCTACGATGGAGCAAGTAACATGAGAGGAGAGTGGAATGGGCTTAAAGCTCTAATTCTCCAGGAATGTCCTTATGCGTACTATATTCACTGTCTTGCTCATCAACTCCAattggctcttgttgctgcttcaAGGGAGGTACCTAAGGTCAACAACTTCTTCCAAAATGCAAATTTTATTGTAAATACTGTTAGTGCATCTCCTAAACGCAATGACGAGCTGCTAGATAATCAGGCTATTGAAATTCCAAAGGAGATTGAACTAGGAGAGCTTGACACAGGAAGAGGATTAAATCAAATTGGATCTTTACAAAGGGCCGGAGACACAAGATGGAGTTCCCACTATAAGTCAGTAAAGAGCTTTTTAAGGCTGTTTGGTCCATCAGTTTTGGTACTAAGAGGTGTAGCAAATGACCGTTCAGTTCCATGGGGTCCAAGAGGAGATGCCGAGGGTGCCCTTAATTTTCTGGTTACATTTGATTTTGTCTTCATTCTACACCTCATGGAGAAAATTATGAAGATCACTGATGTCTTGTGTGTCAAACTCCAAAGTAAAACTTTGGATATTGCAAATGCACTGGATATTGTTTCTAACACAAAGCTATTGCTTGCTGAATTGAGAGAAGGTGGATGGGATAGTCTTATAGAAGAGGTGGGCGCCTTTTGTTTGAAGCATGAGATTAATATACCGGATATGAATCAAAA GTATGTTGATGTGAAGAAATCTCGAAATAAGCATGACAACACCACAGTATTCCATCACTACAAAGTAGATGTGTTTAATGCTGCAATAGATCAACAACTGACAGAGTTGAATCATCGATTTAGTTCTCAAGTAACTGAGCTTCTAGATCTCTGTACATCCTTGGATCCTAGATATgacaattttgacaagttcaagaTATGCAGACTAGTAGAAAAATTCTATCCCGCTGATTTTTCTAGTCAAGAGAGGGATAGGTTGGAGTGTGAGCTTCCACATTTTCAGCTTGATACATGCAACCATCCAGAGATCAAAAATTGCAAATCACTTGCTGAATTGACAAAAGGAATAATTAAGACTGGCAAATCATCTGATTATCCAATGGTTAAGAGGTTATTACGGTTGGTGATCACTCTTCCAGTGTCAACTGCAACAGCAGAGCGAGCCTTTTCTGCTATGAAACTAGTCAAGACACCTTCGCACTAA